In Malassezia japonica chromosome 2, complete sequence, one DNA window encodes the following:
- the MET7 gene encoding tetrahydrofolate synthase (EggNog:ENOG503NUTU; COG:H), whose translation MTEARTYAAAIDALNSLQSNAATIEAIRKSGKTVNELNEPEMTEYLARIGHKREELDEINVIHITGTKGKGSTAAFCDSLLRTVRTKGTEKIGLYTSPHMVAARERIRIDGVPLSEETFAKYFWEVWERLEQNTERQFSVTPLRPIYFRFMTLLAFHVFISERVAATLLEVGIGGLYDSTNIVTHPVVTGVTPLGLDHTAILGSTIEEIALQKAGIFKEGAPALSTQQGESALQVLHQYAKKVHASKFEVVPELPAVHARTLGLPGDHQRANASLAVGLVREFVASEKGRKLFPGAVDHFQTDGEQVSDAVAQGLERAFWPGRCQTVPAAASSGATYFLDGAHTIESIQFCVQWYLKEVLPSKEPRVLIFNCTNGRSGMTLLRTVLEELEKTMSKEEAKVFFAQIYFCTNNTFADGGSASDLVSRAVDPNELASMALQQELLHAWCSLLGLPAPAHGQLTVSVDDQAKVFVVPSIEHAMQGAKQAGGTPNVFVAGSLHLVGGVMAHLQTQGLLDDRLASAPA comes from the exons ATGACCGAAGCACGGACGTACGCAGCTGCGATCGACGCACTCAACTCGCTGCAGTCGAATGCTGCCACGATTGAGGCGATCCGCAAGAGCGGAAAGACGGTCAACGAGCTCAACGAGCCGGAAATGACCGAGTACCTCGCGCGTATCGGACacaagcgcgaggagctcgacgagatcaACGTCATTCACATTACAGGGACCAAGGGAAAGGGATCAACAGCCGCATTCTGCGactcgctcctgcgcacTGTGCGGACCAAGGGCACGGAAAAGATCGGCCTGTATACCTCGCCGCACATGGTCGCTgcacgcgagcgcatccgcatcgacggcgtgccACTCTCGGAGGAGACATTTGCGAAGTACTTCTGGGAGGTGTGGGAGCGCCTCGAACAAAACACCGAGCGCCAGTTTTCCGtgacgccgctgcgcccaATCTACTTCCGCTTCATGACCTTGCTCGCATTCCACGTGTTCATctcggagcgcgtcgcggcgacgctcctcgaggtgGGCATCGGCGGCCTGTACGACTCGACCAACATTGTGACCCACCCAGTCGTGACAGGTGTCACGCCGCTGGGTCTCGACCACACGGCCATCCTCGGCAGCACGATCGAGGAGATTGCGCTGCAAAAGGCGGGCATCTTTAAGGAGGGTGCCCCAGCGCTCTCTACACAGCAGGGCGAGAGTGCGCTGCAGGTCCTGCACCAATACGCCAAAAAGGTGCACGCGTCCAAGTTTGAGGTGGTGCCCGAACTGCCGGCGGTGcatgcgcgcacgctcggcctgccggGCGACCACCAGCGCGCGAATGCGAGCCTCGCCGTGGGGCTCGTGCGTGAGTTTGTCGCGTCCGAAAAGGGCCGCAAACTCTTCCCGGGCGCCGTGGACCACTTCCAGACAGACGGCGAGCAGGTCTCGGACGCCGTCGCACagggcctcgagcgtgctTTCTGGCCGGGCCGGTGCCAGACGGTTCCGGCAGCCGCAAGCTCGGGCGCGACCTACTTTTTGGACGGCGCGCATACCATCGAGAGCATCCAGTTCTGCGTGCAGTGGTATCTGAAAGAGGTGTTGCCGTCCAAGGAGCCTCGCGTGCTCATCTTTAACTGCACCAACGGCCGCTCGGGAATGACGCTCTTGCGCACGGTCTTGGAAGAACTCGAAAAGACCATGTCCAAGGAGGAGGCCAAGGTATTCTTTGCTCAGATCTACTTTTGCACAAACAATACGTTTGCCGACGGCGGCTCGGCAAGTG ACCTCGTCTCGCGCGCAGTCGACCCGAATGAACTCGCAAGcatggcgctgcagcaggagctCTTGCACGCCTGGTGctcgctcctcggcctcccggcgccagcgcacggtCAGCTGACCGTGTCGGTCGACGACCAGGCCAAGGTCTTTGTCGTGCCGAGCATCGAGCATGCGATGCAGGGTGCCAAGCAGGCCGGAGGAACTCCGAACGTGTTTGTTGCCGGCAGCCTAcacctcgtcggcggcgtcaTGGCACACCTCCAGACGCagggcctgctcgacgatcgCCTGGCCAGTGCTCCGGCGTAG
- the RPL6 gene encoding 60S ribosomal protein L6 (COG:J; EggNog:ENOG503NYQG), translating into MARNSTVSPYVGRLGRSALYSKKGGYKHAGRKPAAAAEEAPVATKEKTVGGAKNAGKRVVPTTKAPRFYPADDVRTKKVSRKTAKPAKLRESITPGTVLILLAGRFRGKRVVFLKQLDSGLLLVTGPFKINGVPLRRVNQAYVIATSTKVDLGSFQVDAKLDDAYFRREKAAKTKAEASFFADPANKAPLPENKVADQKALDKEVIAAVKKQGPILAKYLAATFSLSKGDKPHALRF; encoded by the coding sequence ATGGCCCGCAACAGCACCGTTAGCCCTTACGTCGGCCGTCTCGGTCGCAGCGCCCTCTACTCGAAGAAGGGTGGCTACAAGCACGCTGGCCGCAAgcctgctgctgccgccgaggaggccCCCGTCGCCACCAAGGAGAAGACCGTTGGTGGTGCCAAGAACGCTGGCAAGCGTGTCGTGCCCACTACCAAGGCCCCGCGCTTCTACCCTGCtgacgacgtgcgcaccAAGAAGGTCAGCCGCAAGACTGCCAAGCCtgccaagctgcgcgagagcaTCACCCCCGGTACCGTGCtcatcctcctcgccggccGCTTCCGCGGCAAGCGCGTGGTTTTCCtgaagcagctcgacagCGGTCTCCTGCTCGTCACTGGTCCTTTCAAGATCAACGGTGTGCCCCTCCGCCGCGTGAACCAGGCCTACGTTATTGCCACCAGCACCAAGGTCGACCTCGGCTCGTTCCAGGTTGACGCTAAGCTCGACGATGCATACTTCCGCCGCGAGAAGGCTGCCAAgaccaaggccgaggctTCCTTCTTCGCTGACCCCGCCAACAAGGCTCCCCTTCCCGAGAACAAGGTGGCTGACCAGAAGGCGCTTGACAAGGAGGTGATTGCTGCCGTGAAGAAGCAGGGCCCGATCCTTGCCAAATACCTGGCTGCCACCTTCTCCCTGTCCAAGGGTGACAAGCCGCACGCCCTCCGCTTCTAA